A section of the Phycisphaeraceae bacterium genome encodes:
- a CDS encoding DUF4350 domain-containing protein: MNRKLTIAVTLLALALMVWAFYLLAEVATRGGDASPVYSTRRHDPYGTAAIYDLLRQRGIPVRTLERSRLESTDHGVLVQVLSDDDNVETGGSSLRPDELINWMTEGNTVIQFSRQTTSLMKQAGAPPAVNADSFGPFQSAAAHEIHGLPPDRHPGFLVTVGWNSEHQTQPDTNAAKDSSDDGWASPPSRMISLRSPMLLVPVTDSRWRTLAGTRQGTYAGELRVGRGKLIIIGAPTPILNHSLLENDNLEVVLSLIGSGPVIMDEWSHGIGHGGTIMEMLRRIGLLPVLLQLVFVIALYTWSTRGHRPQEIDDPPRLRSSVEQIETLGHLYSQSLKAEAAHTLVTQAVRKRMAKALRCRPADVEKRAAQLPPALAAQAQEISDALRQTERESAPLCKQCGYDLTGNTSGTCPECRTPIPMRTRQRIASEPLPQPGKKRSETKHHRYDVQLSRILTLSSEFVREATRVRTHQR, encoded by the coding sequence GTGAATAGAAAACTCACTATCGCGGTGACGTTGCTGGCACTGGCGCTGATGGTCTGGGCGTTCTACCTTCTGGCGGAGGTCGCCACACGCGGCGGGGATGCGTCGCCGGTTTACTCGACTCGACGGCATGACCCCTACGGCACCGCGGCCATCTACGACCTGCTGCGTCAACGAGGCATACCCGTTCGCACTCTCGAACGCTCACGCCTCGAATCGACGGATCACGGCGTGCTCGTACAGGTGCTCTCTGATGACGACAACGTCGAGACCGGCGGATCGTCGCTCCGGCCTGATGAGTTAATCAACTGGATGACTGAAGGCAACACGGTCATCCAGTTTTCACGACAGACGACCTCACTCATGAAGCAAGCGGGAGCGCCCCCCGCTGTCAATGCGGACAGCTTCGGTCCTTTTCAGAGTGCTGCCGCACATGAAATCCACGGACTTCCGCCCGACCGCCATCCGGGGTTTCTCGTCACCGTGGGGTGGAATTCGGAACATCAGACGCAGCCTGATACCAACGCAGCGAAAGATTCCTCGGATGACGGCTGGGCCTCTCCGCCGTCGCGAATGATCAGTCTTCGCTCTCCGATGTTGCTGGTTCCGGTCACGGATTCGCGCTGGCGCACGCTCGCCGGGACAAGACAGGGCACGTATGCCGGCGAGCTGCGGGTCGGGCGGGGCAAGCTGATCATCATCGGTGCTCCGACGCCGATCCTCAATCATTCGCTGCTGGAGAATGACAATCTCGAAGTCGTTCTCTCGCTCATCGGCAGCGGGCCGGTCATCATGGATGAATGGTCGCACGGCATCGGTCATGGCGGGACGATCATGGAGATGCTCAGGCGCATCGGGCTGCTGCCGGTGCTCCTGCAACTGGTTTTCGTCATCGCGCTGTACACCTGGAGCACACGGGGACATCGGCCTCAGGAGATCGACGATCCGCCGCGGCTCCGATCGAGCGTCGAGCAGATCGAGACGCTCGGCCACCTTTACAGTCAATCACTCAAGGCGGAAGCGGCGCACACGCTGGTGACACAGGCCGTGCGGAAGCGGATGGCCAAGGCTCTGCGCTGCCGCCCCGCCGACGTGGAAAAACGCGCGGCGCAGCTCCCGCCGGCGCTGGCTGCTCAGGCGCAGGAAATCAGCGATGCGCTGCGTCAGACAGAACGGGAGAGCGCACCACTCTGCAAGCAGTGCGGTTACGATCTGACCGGCAACACTTCGGGGACCTGCCCTGAATGTCGGACACCCATCCCCATGAGAACTCGTCAACGGATCGCCAGCGAACCGCTGCCGCAACCGGGGAAGAAGCGATCCGAGACGAAGCACCACCGATATGACGTGCAACTGTCGAGAATCTTGACCTTGTCTTCTGAATTTGTCAGGGAGGCTACCCGTGTCCGAACCCATCAGCGATGA
- the guaA gene encoding glutamine-hydrolyzing GMP synthase, which translates to MPPEYVGQVVPILDFGSQYVQLIARRVREAGVFSLLVAPGIAIEQLAAMKPLGIILSGGPASVYEPGAPTCDPRIFDLGVPVLGICYGMQLGGHLLGARVVPGKSREFGRAQIHITDARDLLAGVPEHTTVWMSHGDQVQELANHFIPLATTPTCANAAVRHKSRPFYGVQFHPEVTHTPHGSEILSNFLFRVCHATGSWKMADFLESQIKLIRRQVGSARVVCGLSGGVDSSVVAALLAKAIGKQLTCIFVDNGLLRKNERKFVETTFRDHFDVDLRVIDAEKEFLSDLAGVDDPQEKRRRIGHRFIDVFKRASADAAGGARFLAQGTLYPDVIESGHGHAGTAANIKLHHNVGGLPAELGFELIEPLRSLFKDEARKLGEVLGLPGKMVWRHPFPGPGLAVRVLGEVTREKLDLLREADEILLEEIEINHLYRKTAQVFAVLLNARAVGVMGDGRTYDRVVAIRAVESQDFMTADWARLPYDVLATISNRIINEVRGVNRVVYDISSKPPATIEWE; encoded by the coding sequence ATGCCGCCTGAGTACGTCGGGCAGGTCGTGCCCATCCTCGACTTTGGATCGCAGTACGTGCAACTGATCGCCCGCCGTGTGCGAGAAGCGGGCGTCTTCAGCCTGCTGGTCGCGCCGGGGATCGCCATTGAGCAGCTCGCCGCCATGAAACCGCTGGGCATCATTCTTTCCGGCGGGCCGGCGAGTGTTTACGAACCGGGTGCGCCGACCTGCGACCCGCGAATCTTTGACCTGGGCGTACCCGTGCTGGGCATCTGCTACGGCATGCAACTGGGCGGGCACCTGCTGGGGGCGCGGGTCGTACCCGGAAAATCGCGCGAGTTCGGCCGGGCACAGATTCACATCACCGACGCCCGCGACCTGCTCGCCGGCGTCCCCGAACACACCACGGTCTGGATGAGTCACGGCGACCAGGTACAGGAACTGGCCAACCACTTCATCCCGCTGGCGACCACCCCCACCTGCGCCAATGCCGCGGTACGTCACAAGAGCAGGCCGTTTTACGGCGTGCAATTCCACCCCGAAGTCACCCACACGCCGCACGGCAGCGAAATCCTGAGCAACTTCCTCTTTCGCGTCTGTCATGCGACCGGCTCGTGGAAAATGGCGGATTTCCTCGAATCACAGATCAAGCTCATCCGCCGACAGGTCGGCTCGGCGCGCGTGGTCTGCGGGCTGTCGGGCGGCGTCGATTCCTCCGTGGTGGCTGCACTGCTGGCCAAAGCCATCGGCAAGCAGCTCACCTGCATCTTTGTGGACAACGGCCTGCTGCGCAAGAACGAGCGCAAGTTTGTCGAGACCACCTTCCGCGATCATTTCGATGTGGACCTGCGCGTCATCGACGCGGAGAAGGAATTCCTGTCCGACCTTGCGGGCGTGGACGACCCGCAGGAAAAGCGGCGCCGGATCGGCCATCGCTTCATCGACGTGTTCAAGAGAGCGTCCGCCGATGCCGCGGGCGGCGCGCGATTCCTCGCGCAGGGGACGCTTTATCCTGACGTGATCGAGAGCGGCCACGGCCACGCGGGTACTGCGGCAAACATCAAGCTCCATCACAATGTCGGCGGTCTGCCCGCTGAGCTGGGTTTCGAGCTGATCGAACCCCTGCGGAGCCTCTTTAAGGATGAAGCCCGCAAACTCGGTGAAGTTCTCGGCCTGCCGGGAAAAATGGTCTGGCGGCACCCCTTCCCCGGCCCCGGACTGGCGGTTCGCGTGCTCGGCGAAGTGACGCGGGAAAAGCTCGACCTGCTGCGTGAAGCTGATGAAATCCTGCTCGAAGAAATCGAGATCAATCATCTCTACCGCAAAACGGCGCAGGTTTTTGCTGTGCTGCTCAACGCCCGCGCGGTGGGCGTGATGGGTGACGGGCGGACCTACGATCGCGTCGTCGCCATCCGCGCGGTGGAGAGTCAGGACTTCATGACCGCCGACTGGGCGCGACTGCCCTACGACGTGCTGGCGACGATCTCAAACCGCATCATCAACGAGGTCCGCGGCGTCAACCGCGTGGTGTACGACATTTCGAGCAAGCCGCCCGCGACAATCGAGTGGGAGTAA
- a CDS encoding acyltransferase, giving the protein MLVWHFVVGQLAIPPGTFWAYFIVPLRLAWSGVDLFFVLSGFLIGGILLDNREAKNLFKVFYIRRACRIFPLYFASIALYAILSSVGADPAPRNVVNDSTLLVTFLTYTQNFVMAYRNEMGWMGVTWSLAVEEQFYLFLPLLVIGLPRRYLAWVLAVLILATPIIRTLIIGDQTSFAASAVLLPCRWDALFLGVVGAMLSRSKRFREATRSKPWLLFAALGLSSLGILWLIFKRATIGDAVTAHYGYTLIALFYLCVVMLLMHGPENSFKSLCRTRPLAWLGTVSYGVYLLHEGSSHLLHHLIRGQTPAMKNAGDVVITLSSVVLTLLVAGASYRWFESPLIRRGHSVKYDRARVAVTNP; this is encoded by the coding sequence GTGCTGGTCTGGCATTTTGTCGTGGGGCAGCTTGCCATTCCTCCGGGAACCTTCTGGGCTTATTTCATCGTACCCCTGCGGTTGGCGTGGTCCGGCGTGGACCTGTTCTTTGTGCTGTCGGGGTTTCTCATCGGCGGCATCCTGCTCGATAACCGTGAAGCGAAAAACCTTTTCAAGGTCTTCTACATCCGCCGCGCTTGCCGCATCTTTCCGCTCTACTTCGCCTCGATCGCGCTGTACGCGATCCTCTCATCGGTCGGGGCGGACCCGGCACCGCGCAACGTGGTGAATGACAGCACGCTGCTGGTGACATTCCTCACCTACACGCAGAACTTCGTGATGGCCTATCGCAACGAAATGGGCTGGATGGGTGTCACCTGGTCGCTGGCCGTCGAGGAGCAGTTCTATCTCTTTCTGCCGCTGCTGGTGATCGGATTACCTCGACGTTATCTGGCGTGGGTACTGGCGGTGCTCATCCTCGCAACGCCGATCATCCGCACGCTGATCATCGGCGATCAGACTTCTTTCGCCGCCAGTGCGGTGCTGCTTCCCTGTCGATGGGATGCGCTTTTTCTGGGTGTGGTCGGAGCCATGCTCTCCCGATCCAAGCGGTTTCGTGAGGCGACGCGGAGCAAGCCGTGGCTGTTGTTCGCCGCGCTGGGTCTGTCGTCGCTCGGAATACTCTGGCTGATATTCAAGCGAGCGACGATCGGCGATGCAGTCACGGCTCACTACGGCTACACGCTGATCGCGCTGTTTTACCTTTGTGTCGTGATGCTCCTGATGCACGGGCCGGAAAACAGCTTCAAATCCCTCTGTCGCACCCGCCCGCTCGCCTGGCTGGGGACGGTTTCATACGGCGTGTATCTCCTGCATGAAGGATCGAGCCATCTGCTCCATCATCTGATCCGCGGCCAAACCCCCGCGATGAAAAACGCCGGCGATGTCGTCATCACGCTCTCATCGGTGGTGTTGACGCTGCTGGTGGCGGGGGCGTCCTATCGGTGGTTTGAGTCGCCGCTGATCCGCCGCGGCCACAGCGTGAAATATGATCGCGCCCGTGTCGCCGTGACGAATCCCTGA
- a CDS encoding DUF4129 domain-containing protein, giving the protein MKRWLIILAAIFAALYAVPAGADDTAAAAPPREQLQHILDQPLYQRWRLRQERQAQTTSQKESQLMLKLREWMESFGQWLRDLFKNWKPRSSTNPSTSNSNWSWFEVMSIVKMLGWIVLGIAVIVAAYMAYRALRGMERGPGRARVLSRDQVRKALEDGHALAMDTPSWLAEADRLLSERDPRAVYRALYLALLSGLHQAGKINFRKNRTNWIYVRSYQGPPDDLPVFTDLTEMFDNVWYGLRPAESSRIDRVKDSIQFLLRQPTARRNAGE; this is encoded by the coding sequence ATGAAGCGATGGCTCATCATCCTCGCGGCGATTTTCGCGGCACTGTACGCGGTACCTGCCGGCGCGGACGACACCGCTGCTGCTGCCCCGCCGCGCGAACAACTCCAACACATTCTCGACCAGCCGCTCTACCAGCGATGGCGGCTGCGGCAGGAACGTCAAGCGCAAACCACCTCTCAGAAAGAATCGCAGTTGATGCTCAAGCTGCGCGAATGGATGGAAAGCTTCGGGCAATGGCTGCGCGATCTGTTCAAAAACTGGAAACCCCGAAGCTCAACAAATCCGTCAACATCCAACTCCAACTGGTCATGGTTTGAGGTGATGAGCATTGTCAAAATGCTCGGCTGGATCGTGCTGGGCATCGCGGTCATCGTGGCGGCGTACATGGCTTACCGCGCGCTGCGCGGAATGGAACGCGGACCCGGCCGCGCGCGCGTGCTGAGCCGCGATCAGGTGCGCAAGGCGCTGGAAGACGGCCACGCACTGGCGATGGATACCCCGTCTTGGCTCGCCGAGGCTGACCGCCTGCTCAGTGAGCGCGACCCGCGGGCGGTGTACCGTGCGCTTTATCTGGCTCTGCTGTCGGGGCTGCATCAGGCCGGAAAAATCAACTTCCGCAAGAACCGCACCAACTGGATTTACGTCCGCAGCTACCAGGGCCCGCCGGACGACCTGCCGGTGTTCACCGATCTGACCGAGATGTTTGACAACGTGTGGTACGGCCTGCGGCCCGCGGAGTCGTCCCGCATCGACCGGGTCAAGGATTCGATTCAATTCCTCCTCAGACAGCCGACGGCACGGAGGAACGCCGGTGAATAG
- the argJ gene encoding bifunctional glutamate N-acetyltransferase/amino-acid acetyltransferase ArgJ: MKTKHSPGITAPLGFRAAGGTCGIKKSGKPDLAVILADEPCAAAGMFTTSKVPGAPVIVGRRHLKRGIAQAIICSSGCANVCTGQRGIDDALEMCRLVAQHAPSAGRVSPQTVLPCSTGVIGKYLPMEKIRSGIAALMPTVTRGADADAATARAIMTTDLVPKQAGAQVRIDGRTVRIAGIAKGSGMIQPNMATMFAFITTDAAITPALLRAALTGAVNVSFNRLSVDHDTSTSDSALVLASAAAKNRPITSIKSAGYRAFAAALTDVCRDLAYQIVKDGEGATKVYRVVVRGARTQQDADKVGYTVTGSPLIKTAVHGGDPNWGRLAAAVGRSGAAVKPERLTIHIGNLCVGRNGFALELSPARQKKADTLMAAKEITFTIDLGLGRYQTEWLGCDLSREYITINADYTT, encoded by the coding sequence ATGAAGACGAAGCACTCACCGGGTATCACAGCTCCGCTGGGGTTCCGCGCCGCAGGCGGCACCTGCGGCATCAAAAAATCCGGCAAGCCCGATCTGGCGGTCATCCTCGCCGACGAACCCTGTGCCGCGGCGGGCATGTTCACCACCAGCAAGGTGCCCGGTGCGCCGGTGATCGTGGGAAGGCGGCATCTGAAGCGCGGCATCGCGCAGGCGATCATTTGCAGCAGCGGTTGTGCCAACGTCTGCACCGGTCAGCGCGGCATTGACGACGCCCTGGAAATGTGCCGCCTCGTGGCGCAGCACGCGCCCTCGGCGGGTCGGGTCAGTCCGCAGACGGTACTGCCCTGCTCGACGGGGGTAATCGGCAAGTACCTGCCGATGGAAAAGATTCGGAGTGGGATCGCGGCATTGATGCCGACGGTGACGCGCGGCGCCGACGCCGACGCCGCGACAGCGCGGGCGATCATGACCACCGATCTGGTCCCCAAGCAGGCCGGCGCGCAGGTGCGGATCGACGGCAGGACGGTGCGGATTGCGGGGATCGCCAAAGGCAGCGGCATGATCCAGCCGAACATGGCCACGATGTTTGCCTTCATCACCACTGATGCCGCCATCACGCCGGCCTTGCTCCGGGCGGCTCTGACCGGCGCGGTCAACGTGAGCTTCAACCGTCTCAGCGTCGATCACGACACGAGCACGAGCGATTCCGCGCTGGTGCTGGCCAGCGCTGCGGCGAAGAACCGCCCCATCACGTCCATCAAGTCGGCGGGCTATCGCGCTTTCGCTGCGGCTCTGACCGACGTGTGCAGGGATCTGGCTTACCAGATCGTCAAAGACGGCGAGGGCGCGACGAAGGTATACCGCGTCGTCGTGCGCGGCGCGCGGACGCAGCAGGACGCGGATAAGGTCGGCTACACCGTGACGGGCAGCCCGCTCATCAAGACGGCGGTCCACGGCGGCGATCCCAACTGGGGACGACTCGCGGCGGCGGTCGGACGCAGCGGTGCGGCGGTCAAACCCGAACGGCTGACCATCCACATCGGCAATCTCTGCGTGGGTCGCAACGGCTTTGCCCTCGAACTCAGCCCCGCACGACAGAAAAAAGCCGACACCCTCATGGCCGCCAAAGAGATCACCTTCACCATCGACCTGGGGTTGGGCCGTTACCAGACCGAATGGCTCGGCTGCGACCTCTCCCGCGAATACATCACCATCAACGCGGACTACACGACCTGA
- the cax gene encoding calcium/proton exchanger: MASASKGKFKIEPLYWLLLALPVAIVLEVTHASPVWIFLASCVAVIPLAGLMGRATENLAETMGQGIGGLLNATFGNAAELIIALMAVIKGPQMYPLVKASLTGSIIGNILLVLGASMVAGGLKYKRQVFNRTAAGMGATLLALASIGLIIPTIYVYLVQAGGSTRLAPPTVRVDHLSEEIAVILAITYLLSLVFSLKTHQHLFSGESDPETSDNQPHSSENHGHGPVWSRKVSVIVLLAATAAIALVSEFLIGSVEAAGQKLGMNEVFIGVIVVAIIGNAAEHSTAILMAMKNKMDLSVNIAVGSSIQIALFVAPVLVFASMAINPGRPLDLHFTALEAIAVVMSIGVLALVAQDGESHWMEGAMLLAVYIVLGLAFFNLPHEAPGQAVPPLMEQSAVLETVPQ, from the coding sequence ATGGCGTCCGCATCCAAGGGTAAGTTCAAAATCGAGCCGCTTTATTGGTTGCTCCTGGCGTTACCCGTGGCGATCGTGCTTGAGGTGACGCATGCGTCGCCGGTATGGATTTTCCTCGCCTCGTGCGTGGCGGTGATTCCGCTGGCCGGGCTGATGGGGCGCGCCACGGAAAATCTTGCCGAGACGATGGGGCAGGGCATCGGCGGCCTGCTCAACGCCACCTTTGGTAACGCGGCTGAGCTGATCATCGCACTCATGGCGGTCATCAAAGGTCCGCAGATGTATCCGCTGGTCAAGGCCTCGCTCACCGGGTCGATCATCGGCAACATCCTGCTGGTCCTCGGCGCGTCCATGGTCGCCGGCGGGCTTAAATACAAACGGCAGGTGTTCAACCGAACCGCAGCCGGCATGGGCGCGACGTTGCTCGCGCTGGCGTCGATCGGCCTGATCATCCCGACGATCTACGTTTACCTCGTGCAGGCGGGCGGCTCGACGCGCCTCGCGCCGCCGACGGTGCGCGTCGATCACCTGAGCGAAGAAATCGCCGTGATTCTCGCCATCACTTACCTGTTGAGCCTGGTCTTTTCACTCAAGACGCACCAGCATCTTTTTTCCGGCGAATCCGACCCGGAAACGTCAGACAACCAACCGCACAGCTCGGAAAATCATGGACATGGCCCCGTGTGGAGCCGCAAGGTCTCGGTCATCGTCCTGCTGGCGGCGACGGCGGCGATCGCGCTGGTCAGCGAGTTTCTCATCGGATCGGTCGAGGCCGCCGGCCAAAAGCTGGGCATGAACGAAGTCTTCATCGGCGTGATCGTTGTCGCCATCATCGGTAACGCCGCGGAACACTCCACCGCCATCCTGATGGCGATGAAAAACAAGATGGACCTCTCGGTGAATATCGCCGTCGGCAGCAGCATTCAGATCGCGCTCTTTGTCGCCCCCGTGCTGGTCTTCGCCAGCATGGCGATCAATCCCGGCCGGCCGCTCGACCTGCACTTCACCGCACTCGAAGCCATCGCGGTGGTCATGTCGATCGGCGTACTCGCGCTGGTGGCACAGGATGGCGAGTCGCACTGGATGGAAGGGGCGATGCTGCTGGCGGTGTATATCGTGCTTGGTCTGGCGTTCTTCAATCTGCCCCATGAGGCGCCCGGACAGGCGGTGCCGCCGCTGATGGAGCAGAGCGCAGTTCTGGAGACGGTGCCGCAGTAG
- a CDS encoding aminotransferase class IV yields MASDIAGQIAFLNGRFIPAAECRLPIYDTGIVLSAAVTDFARTFHGKLYRLEDHVQRLYASARYARIDPPLPIERTLDLAQQLAAHNHALDPQGELGLVFYMTGGENPFYAGAAAMPSNLTATFAMHTFPLPFHVWKGSFLQGVHCVTPSTRHWPAQCLSSKIKHRNRLHMWIGDREARLADPAAVALYLDLQGNITETGGSNFVIYRRGTVISPRRNNILWGVSLTVLIELLAELNIPFQEDDLQGHDVINADEAWLPTTPYCLAPVTKFNGLPVGSGKPGAMWRRILDLWSSKAGKNVYSEVVGTS; encoded by the coding sequence ATGGCTTCAGACATCGCCGGTCAGATCGCGTTTCTCAACGGCCGCTTCATTCCTGCCGCCGAATGTCGCCTGCCCATCTACGACACCGGCATCGTGCTCAGCGCAGCCGTCACCGACTTCGCCCGCACCTTCCACGGCAAGCTCTACCGGCTGGAAGATCACGTCCAGCGGCTTTACGCCTCGGCGCGTTATGCCCGCATTGATCCGCCTCTGCCGATCGAGCGGACGCTCGACCTGGCGCAACAACTCGCTGCGCATAACCACGCGCTCGATCCTCAGGGCGAACTGGGGCTGGTCTTCTACATGACCGGCGGGGAAAATCCCTTCTACGCCGGCGCGGCTGCGATGCCTTCCAACCTGACGGCCACCTTTGCGATGCACACGTTTCCTCTGCCTTTCCACGTCTGGAAAGGCTCATTCCTGCAGGGCGTCCACTGCGTCACGCCATCGACACGCCACTGGCCGGCCCAATGCCTCTCCTCCAAGATCAAACACCGCAACCGCCTGCATATGTGGATCGGCGACCGAGAAGCGCGACTCGCCGACCCCGCAGCGGTGGCCCTCTACCTGGACCTGCAAGGCAATATCACCGAGACCGGCGGCTCCAACTTCGTCATCTACCGTCGCGGTACGGTGATCTCCCCGCGAAGAAATAACATCCTCTGGGGTGTGAGTCTGACGGTGCTCATTGAATTACTGGCGGAGTTGAACATTCCGTTTCAGGAAGACGACCTGCAAGGCCACGACGTGATCAACGCGGACGAAGCGTGGCTGCCGACGACACCCTATTGCCTCGCTCCGGTCACAAAGTTCAACGGCCTGCCCGTCGGTTCAGGGAAACCCGGTGCCATGTGGCGGCGAATACTCGATCTCTGGAGCAGCAAAGCGGGGAAAAATGTCTATTCGGAAGTGGTCGGCACGTCGTAA
- a CDS encoding sulfite exporter TauE/SafE family protein: MFFLIALILAGSAAVQGSVGFGFALFAGPLLFLAGLPLPQVIAVCGTTTAIQASVAAFHFRAHVPWRAILPVMITSILSVPLGVWLLHRVVGLEKDTIRAILGVIILAVLAVIMGLRIAPREKVHMVWGLIAGTACGFLAGMIGTGGPPVVLWVMAHRWDNRRSRVALWLIFLASAPTQLLWLYYTFHDQALNGIKVGLLGLPFALIGMAAGIRVGNYLSKERLRLAAYVLLFLIAGSLFVPWGRIAPATAAPSPELRSAPSAAAPPVRAPHGAD, from the coding sequence ATGTTTTTTCTCATCGCTCTTATTCTCGCCGGCAGTGCCGCAGTGCAAGGCTCGGTCGGATTCGGCTTTGCGTTGTTTGCCGGGCCGCTGCTTTTCCTGGCGGGATTACCCCTGCCGCAGGTGATTGCCGTCTGCGGCACGACGACGGCGATTCAGGCGTCGGTGGCTGCTTTTCACTTCCGCGCCCATGTGCCGTGGCGCGCGATCCTGCCGGTCATGATCACATCCATCCTCTCCGTACCGCTGGGCGTGTGGCTGCTGCATCGCGTGGTCGGCCTCGAAAAGGACACGATCCGCGCGATTCTCGGCGTCATCATCCTCGCAGTGCTGGCGGTCATCATGGGGCTGCGCATCGCGCCGCGGGAGAAAGTTCACATGGTCTGGGGTCTGATCGCAGGCACCGCCTGCGGATTTCTGGCGGGGATGATCGGCACGGGCGGGCCGCCGGTCGTCCTCTGGGTCATGGCCCACCGCTGGGACAATCGCCGCAGCCGCGTCGCCCTGTGGCTGATCTTTCTCGCCAGCGCGCCGACTCAACTTTTATGGCTCTACTACACCTTTCACGATCAGGCGTTGAACGGCATCAAGGTCGGCCTGCTGGGACTGCCTTTCGCGCTCATCGGGATGGCGGCGGGAATCCGCGTCGGCAATTACCTGAGCAAGGAACGGCTGCGTCTGGCGGCGTACGTGCTGCTGTTCCTCATCGCCGGATCGCTTTTCGTGCCCTGGGGACGGATCGCGCCCGCTACTGCGGCACCGTCTCCAGAACTGCGCTCTGCTCCATCAGCGGCGGCACCGCCTGTCCGGGCGCCTCATGGGGCAGATTGA
- a CDS encoding ketose-bisphosphate aldolase: MLMTTKPMFDLAYNGGFGIGAFNVNNMEITQAIIEACAAEQSPCILQISKGARKYANIRMLKHIIDACVELYPQVPIAIHCDHGDTLDLIKQCINDGYTSVMIDGSHHAYEENIRLTREATQAAHAAGVVVEAELGMLGGIEEDVVGLDAHEYEKNVEKFLTDPEQARDFVQRTGIDSLAVAIGTSHGAFKFKHEPKLAFDRIEKIMKTCPGLPLVMHGSSSVPREFVDLINQYGGNMPGTMGVPEDQIAQAVRKYGVCKVNIDTDLRLAMTAKIREVFAKKPAEFDPRNYLGPAREAIVGMVRRKLQVLNSAGQAQRVIQHWREQGEPMPTFYNQPAAV; this comes from the coding sequence ATGCTGATGACCACCAAGCCCATGTTCGATCTTGCTTACAACGGCGGGTTCGGCATCGGAGCCTTTAACGTCAACAATATGGAGATCACCCAGGCGATCATCGAAGCCTGCGCCGCGGAGCAGTCGCCCTGCATCCTTCAGATTTCCAAGGGCGCGCGGAAGTACGCCAACATCCGCATGCTCAAGCACATCATCGACGCCTGCGTCGAGCTTTATCCCCAGGTGCCCATCGCCATCCACTGCGACCACGGCGACACGCTCGACCTCATCAAGCAGTGCATCAACGACGGCTACACGAGCGTCATGATCGACGGATCGCACCACGCCTACGAGGAAAACATCCGCCTCACCCGCGAGGCGACTCAGGCCGCCCACGCCGCCGGCGTCGTCGTCGAAGCCGAGCTGGGAATGCTCGGCGGCATCGAGGAAGACGTCGTCGGTCTCGATGCCCACGAATATGAGAAAAACGTCGAGAAATTCCTCACCGATCCCGAACAGGCCCGCGACTTCGTGCAGCGCACGGGCATCGACTCGCTGGCGGTGGCGATCGGCACGAGCCACGGCGCCTTCAAGTTCAAGCATGAGCCGAAGCTCGCCTTCGACCGCATCGAAAAAATCATGAAGACCTGCCCCGGTCTGCCTCTGGTGATGCACGGCTCGTCGAGCGTGCCCAGAGAGTTTGTCGATCTGATCAACCAGTACGGAGGCAACATGCCGGGCACCATGGGCGTGCCTGAAGACCAGATCGCCCAGGCAGTGCGCAAGTACGGCGTGTGCAAGGTCAACATCGACACCGACCTGCGGCTGGCGATGACGGCGAAGATCCGCGAAGTGTTCGCCAAAAAGCCGGCGGAGTTCGACCCGCGAAACTATCTGGGGCCGGCGCGCGAAGCGATTGTCGGCATGGTCCGACGCAAGCTCCAGGTGCTCAACTCCGCAGGGCAGGCCCAACGAGTCATCCAGCACTGGCGCGAGCAGGGCGAACCGATGCCGACTTTCTACAATCAGCCCGCCGCAGTCTGA